Proteins from a genomic interval of Deltaproteobacteria bacterium CG11_big_fil_rev_8_21_14_0_20_42_23:
- a CDS encoding leucine dehydrogenase, whose product MEIDVLSRMGQFEHEQVVFCNDASVGLKAIIAIHNTTLGPALGGTRMWNYTSEEEALYDVLRLSRGMTYKAAAAGLSLGGGKTVILGNPKKDKKPGFFEAYGRFVESLNGRYITAEDVGTTVSDMESVLSQTKHVVGTQRSHGGSGDPSPFTARGVYLGMKAAAKKVYGSDSLAGKKIALQGAGSVGRNLVNLLVAESAEIMIADIDEERVSAIRKAFPGVQSVSTNEIVFVHCDIFSPCALGAVVNDDSIGKLRCQIIAGAANNQLARQYHADMLRGQNILYIPDYVINAGGLINVSLESSKEGYSEEKCLTMIDNIFDQVSHIIEIAEKRGISTAEAADRLAEEILEEKGRTGAKMFLARSKEL is encoded by the coding sequence ATGGAAATTGATGTGTTATCCCGCATGGGGCAGTTCGAACATGAACAAGTGGTTTTCTGCAATGACGCCTCTGTTGGGCTGAAGGCAATTATTGCCATTCACAACACAACCCTTGGACCAGCTTTGGGTGGTACAAGAATGTGGAACTATACTTCCGAAGAGGAAGCTTTGTACGATGTGCTCAGACTTTCCCGTGGCATGACCTACAAAGCCGCTGCAGCAGGGCTTTCGCTTGGTGGTGGCAAAACAGTGATTTTGGGAAATCCAAAAAAAGATAAAAAGCCCGGCTTTTTTGAAGCCTACGGACGTTTTGTTGAAAGCCTTAATGGCCGCTACATCACCGCCGAAGATGTAGGCACAACGGTTTCCGATATGGAAAGCGTGCTCTCTCAAACCAAACACGTTGTAGGAACACAGCGAAGCCACGGAGGAAGTGGCGATCCCAGCCCATTCACTGCGCGCGGCGTTTACCTTGGGATGAAAGCTGCTGCAAAAAAAGTCTACGGCAGCGATTCGCTTGCGGGCAAAAAAATTGCCCTTCAAGGTGCAGGTTCAGTAGGGCGCAATCTGGTAAATCTTTTGGTAGCCGAATCAGCTGAAATCATGATTGCCGATATCGACGAAGAAAGAGTGAGCGCAATTCGGAAAGCCTTTCCTGGCGTGCAGTCGGTATCAACCAATGAAATTGTTTTTGTTCACTGCGATATTTTTTCTCCTTGCGCGCTTGGCGCTGTGGTAAACGATGACAGCATCGGAAAGCTTCGTTGCCAAATCATTGCCGGAGCAGCCAACAATCAGCTGGCCCGCCAATATCACGCCGATATGCTGAGAGGGCAGAATATCCTATATATTCCAGATTATGTTATCAACGCCGGTGGGCTGATTAACGTCTCGCTCGAGTCTTCCAAAGAGGGATATTCGGAAGAAAAATGCCTTACCATGATCGATAATATCTTCGATCAAGTTTCGCATATTATTGAAATTGCTGAGAAAAGAGGCATTTCCACCGCCGAAGCCGCCGATCGCCTTGCCGAGGAGATTTTGGAAGAAAAAGGCCGCACCGGGGCAAAAATGTTCCTCGCTCGTTCAAAAGAGCTGTAG
- a CDS encoding squalene synthase HpnD, producing MNSVHPQQYCHDVCAQSGSNFVFAARFLPKKRREALEAFYAFCHLVDDAVDEAPHKEAAQENLRFWKNELEHMYQNSANHPVGKALAPKLSEWKIPKQYLAEIIAGCEMDLTKHRYETFEELKLYCYRVASCVGLVCLYIFGVETTERNLQTAVELGLALQLTNILRDISEDLKRGRVYLPQEDLKQFGLSETDLKTPLSEQLLPFLQQQIDRAERLFAEAFSHLPHQKRELKKWLPALLMAHSYHSILQKIAENPLKVFEEKVRISKGKKIKIILGTLMKVSF from the coding sequence ATGAACAGTGTTCATCCTCAACAGTATTGTCATGATGTTTGCGCGCAAAGTGGTTCCAACTTTGTCTTTGCCGCTCGTTTCCTTCCCAAAAAACGTCGCGAGGCCTTGGAAGCGTTTTATGCTTTCTGTCATTTGGTAGACGATGCTGTTGACGAGGCTCCTCACAAAGAAGCGGCGCAAGAAAATCTAAGGTTTTGGAAAAATGAACTTGAGCACATGTATCAGAACTCAGCAAATCATCCTGTGGGAAAAGCACTTGCACCAAAGCTTTCCGAGTGGAAGATTCCAAAACAGTATTTAGCTGAAATTATTGCTGGCTGTGAAATGGACTTGACCAAACACCGCTATGAAACCTTTGAAGAACTGAAGCTCTATTGTTACCGTGTTGCTTCATGTGTGGGTTTGGTTTGCCTTTATATTTTTGGAGTTGAAACTACTGAGAGAAACCTTCAAACAGCGGTAGAGTTGGGGCTTGCGCTTCAGCTCACCAACATCCTTCGTGATATAAGCGAAGACTTAAAACGCGGAAGAGTTTATCTTCCACAAGAAGACTTGAAGCAGTTTGGACTGAGCGAAACTGATTTGAAAACACCTCTTTCTGAACAACTTCTTCCTTTTCTTCAGCAACAAATTGATCGAGCCGAGCGCCTTTTTGCAGAAGCTTTTTCGCATCTTCCTCACCAAAAACGTGAGCTTAAAAAATGGCTCCCAGCGCTTTTAATGGCACACTCTTATCACAGTATCTTGCAAAAAATTGCAGAAAACCCATTGAAGGTCTTTGAAGAAAAAGTTCGTATTTCAAAAGGTAAAAAAATAAAAATCATTCTCGGCACACTGATGAAAGTTTCTTTTTAA
- a CDS encoding phosphoribosylaminoimidazolesuccinocarboxamide synthase, which translates to MSDKIIHTTHLQDMPEPHRGKVRDIYDLGNELLIVTTDRISAFDVVLPTAIPRKGEILTEMSRFWFRFSKDIIPNHLSSTQAIDVIPNKQEAKLLGKRAIVVKKAKPLPIEAIVRGYVAGSAWKDYQKTGKVCGITLPHGLKESSALEHPLFTPSTKANIGEHDENISFTEMVTLIGQDLATQVRDVSLQLYKEAAKHAKKRGIIIADTKFEFGIYNGKLILIDEVLTPDSSRFWPAKLYEVGRAQMSFDKQFVRDYLETLSWNKKAPGPKLPDDVVKKTQEKYEEALTCLTE; encoded by the coding sequence ATGTCTGACAAGATTATCCACACTACTCATCTTCAAGATATGCCAGAACCACATCGCGGAAAAGTGCGCGATATTTACGACCTCGGAAACGAACTCCTCATTGTAACCACCGACCGCATTTCAGCGTTTGACGTAGTTTTGCCGACAGCAATCCCCAGAAAAGGTGAAATTTTAACCGAAATGTCCAGGTTTTGGTTTCGCTTTTCGAAAGACATTATTCCCAATCATCTTTCCTCGACGCAAGCCATCGATGTTATTCCCAACAAGCAAGAAGCAAAGCTTTTGGGCAAACGTGCCATAGTGGTAAAAAAGGCCAAACCCCTTCCCATTGAAGCCATCGTGCGAGGGTATGTGGCTGGCTCGGCGTGGAAAGACTATCAAAAAACGGGAAAAGTTTGCGGCATCACTCTTCCTCATGGGCTCAAAGAATCTTCAGCACTCGAACATCCCCTTTTCACCCCTTCTACCAAGGCAAACATTGGAGAACATGACGAGAATATTTCCTTCACGGAAATGGTCACCTTGATTGGTCAAGACTTGGCAACGCAAGTGCGTGATGTCAGTTTGCAGCTCTATAAAGAAGCCGCAAAGCATGCCAAAAAACGCGGCATCATCATTGCTGACACGAAGTTTGAATTTGGCATTTACAACGGCAAGCTCATTTTGATCGACGAAGTGCTCACGCCAGATTCTTCACGTTTTTGGCCGGCAAAATTATACGAAGTAGGCCGAGCGCAAATGAGCTTCGACAAACAGTTTGTGCGTGATTACCTTGAAACCCTTAGCTGGAACAAAAAAGCGCCTGGCCCAAAACTTCCAGACGACGTCGTGAAGAAAACTCAAGAAAAATACGAAGAGGCACTTACTTGCTTAACTGAATAA
- a CDS encoding ribosome maturation factor RimP gives MEKTLLQQVEDLVNPVLGYLGFRLIEREFVCESGEWKLRLYIDKEGGVNIDDCSKVSRAVGDVIEVEDLIDRPYALEVSSPGINRPLRYLEDFESHVGKVVKVKTKEKLNGRAKFKGELEKVENDTLFIRIDDEVYNVPYRELLKANVEEDFHFGKQK, from the coding sequence ATGGAAAAAACTCTCCTTCAGCAAGTTGAAGATTTAGTCAATCCCGTATTGGGTTACCTTGGGTTTCGCCTTATCGAGCGTGAATTCGTTTGCGAATCGGGAGAATGGAAGCTTCGTCTTTACATAGATAAAGAAGGCGGAGTGAACATTGACGACTGCAGCAAAGTTTCTCGCGCTGTTGGCGATGTGATTGAAGTGGAAGATCTTATCGATCGCCCGTACGCTTTGGAAGTCTCTTCGCCAGGAATTAATCGCCCCCTTCGCTATCTCGAAGATTTTGAAAGCCACGTGGGGAAAGTGGTGAAGGTAAAAACAAAAGAAAAGTTAAATGGCAGGGCAAAGTTCAAAGGCGAATTAGAAAAAGTTGAAAACGATACACTGTTTATTCGTATCGACGATGAAGTGTACAACGTCCCTTATCGCGAGTTGCTGAAGGCAAACGTGGAAGAGGACTTTCATTTTGGAAAACAAAAGTAA
- a CDS encoding o-succinylbenzoate--CoA ligase: protein MVKLEDKKVRHMFYWNSVKTHFLLNPKLPHDLKEAYFRLYQKSPQLSSHIWITSSGTSGKLKIVALSKEALLHSAENVNAHLQSNASDVWALALPEFHVGGLGILARAHASGAQVKVFDRIDEGVVNWDPRRFVLFCDEENVTLTSLVPTQIYDLVSHNLSCPANIRAVFVGGGALSELLYEKARSLGWPVLPTYGLTECSSQVASASLSSLENEEFPFLEILPHLEVKKNEQGLLQFKSKSLLTGVSSLDYLGEVQFVDPKYQADDGIWFSSEDRGECDGKRLFLFGRESDFIKISGESVDFAWLSRAFQAAKIQMRYTGDAALVSIPDERKGFHIALAVNKFCYGDHECLLDYLNQHVPPFAKAEEVYKVDEIPRTPMGKVLLEQLRSKILG from the coding sequence GGTAAGGCATATGTTTTATTGGAACTCAGTAAAGACACATTTTCTTCTCAATCCAAAACTTCCTCACGATCTGAAGGAAGCTTATTTTCGTCTCTATCAAAAATCTCCGCAGCTTTCGTCTCACATTTGGATTACAAGCTCTGGTACTTCCGGAAAACTTAAAATTGTAGCGCTTTCCAAAGAAGCTCTTTTGCATTCTGCAGAGAATGTTAATGCTCATTTGCAGAGCAATGCTTCTGACGTTTGGGCGCTTGCGTTGCCAGAGTTTCATGTGGGTGGGCTTGGAATTTTGGCGCGCGCGCATGCAAGTGGTGCGCAGGTAAAAGTGTTTGATCGCATTGATGAAGGAGTAGTGAATTGGGACCCTCGTCGCTTTGTTCTTTTTTGTGATGAAGAAAACGTAACGCTTACTTCGCTTGTTCCCACTCAAATTTATGATTTGGTTTCGCACAATCTTTCATGCCCCGCAAATATACGTGCTGTCTTTGTTGGCGGGGGAGCGCTTTCTGAACTGTTGTATGAAAAAGCGCGAAGTCTAGGCTGGCCTGTGTTGCCAACCTATGGTCTTACCGAATGTTCATCTCAAGTGGCCAGTGCTTCGCTCTCGTCTCTTGAGAACGAAGAATTTCCTTTTTTAGAAATTCTCCCACATCTTGAAGTGAAAAAAAATGAACAAGGTCTTTTGCAGTTCAAAAGCAAAAGCTTGCTGACAGGTGTTTCGTCGCTTGATTATCTGGGTGAGGTTCAGTTTGTAGATCCCAAATATCAAGCGGATGATGGCATTTGGTTTTCTTCTGAAGATCGTGGCGAGTGTGATGGAAAAAGACTTTTTCTTTTTGGCCGCGAGAGTGACTTCATCAAAATTTCGGGCGAGAGTGTGGATTTTGCTTGGCTTAGCCGTGCTTTTCAAGCGGCAAAAATTCAAATGCGCTACACCGGAGATGCAGCTCTGGTTTCAATTCCCGATGAGCGTAAAGGATTTCATATAGCCTTGGCTGTGAATAAATTTTGCTATGGCGATCACGAGTGTTTGCTCGATTATTTAAATCAACACGTTCCGCCATTCGCAAAAGCTGAAGAAGTGTACAAAGTAGACGAAATTCCACGCACGCCAATGGGAAAAGTGTTGCTGGAACAACTACGCAGCAAGATATTGGGATAG